ACGAAACCGGCCTTTTTTCAACATTTCAACCAGATTCTTATTAGTAGCCGCAATCAAGCGAATATCCACAGATATGGGTTTTACACCGCCCAGCCTGCTAACCTCGCGCTCTTGAATCACATTTAGCAATTTGACCTGCAGCGCCAGGGGCAACTCGGCAATCTCATCAAGAAACAATGTGCCTTTATGGGCCAATTCCATCATACCGGGTTTACCCTCCCGCTTGGCCCCGGTAAAAGCGCCGGATTCATAGCCAAACAGCTCGGATTCTAAAAGGTTCTCAGGGATAGCTCCGCAATTAATTCTGATAAATGGTTCACCGGCCCGCTTGCTGGCCTTGTGAATCAGCCTGGTAACCACATCTTTGCCCACCCCGGACTCACCCGTGATTAAGATAGTGGAATCCACCCGGGCAACCCTAACCGCCAAATCAAGCACATTGCGCATCGCCTGACTCTCACATACTATGGTGTGACCCAGGTATTTAGTCTTTAATGTCTCCAGCTCCAAATGGTATACTTCCGATAGTTCCTGACTGGCCTGTACCTGGCGGCGCAAGTTATTTAACTCGGTAATGTCCCTACAGTTAATAGCCAGTGAAGTTATGTTTGAATCATCAATACGGCATACCGGGTTTGCCGTGAGCAGCAATTCCCGCCCGTCCGTCAAACGGTGCGCCAGCGTAACGGGCTTATTCTGTTCTACAGCCTGCTTGCTTAGATTATTTATTATACTTTCAATTTGCAAACCCATTTTTGCAAAGGCCTGATTCTGCTTGATAATATTTCCGTTTTTATCCACCACAATGATACCGTCAAAAGATGAATTGACAATAGCATCCAATTCCTCATATAATTCCGTTGTTTCACTAAGCTCACGGGATACCGAGGTCAGCTCCGATATATCCTGCAATACAGCCACCGCTCCCACAACTGACGGCCCTGATAATATGGGCGTCCGGTTGGCTACCACCAACCGGTCATTAATGCGCATTTTAGGACTAAACTGCGGCTTCCCAGCCTTTAACACCTCTAAAATCTGAGCATCAAAATTAAACTCCCTAATATTTTTACCCAGCACAACATCCGACTTAATGCCTGTCAGACGCTCGGCTGCCTTATTATAGACTGCAATTATACCGTCGTGGTCTATAGCATAAATACCATTGGGAGCCGAATCCAGTATGGCGTTCAACCAGTTAATCGTTTCCAGCATCTTATGCTCAAAAGCTTGCACAATGTTGGTTCTGGTCATCATAGCCACCAGTTTGCCTTGATTATCCAGCACCGGCAGCCTGCCCACCCGTTTTTTTTGGGCAATCCGCCAAGCCTCATCCGCCAGACTGTCCGCATTAATAGTATATACTTTTTCTTTCATCAGCAGTTTCACCGGTGTCGCAAGATCATAACCGCCAACCAGAGCCCGGTATAAATGGGTTTTGGTAAAAATGCCTTTTACACCGCCTTTTTCATCAACCACCGGTGCCCCATCTATGGAATGTCCGATAAACATTTCAGCGGCCTGTTTTATAGTTGAGTTCTCTTGTAAAGTAATTACATTATGGGTCATAAATTGCGACACTCGCACTTAACCACATCCCCGTTGAAAAGATAGCAGTAATATTTATATATTAGTCATCGTTTACCGATACCCTTTATTGAGCCTGATCTACAATTCCGGTTTCCATAGCTAATAGGATAATAAGAACTGATTAGTTTTATTAAGCAAAAGCAATTATACCTCTCGCACAAAACGCACGAAATCGGGTGGTTGACATTTGAGCATAAAACCAGTATTATAAACTTTGCATTGATCAGTTTGCCGACGTGGCTCAGAGGTAGAGCAGCGCACTCGTAATGCGCAGGTCGTCGGTTCAAATCCGACCGTCGGCTCCAGAAAAACAGATAAATTCCGATAGGAAATTTGTCTGTTTATTTTTTACTTCTCTACAAGTTATAATGGAAGTAAGATAATTGATGTAACATAATAGGAAAACAAAAATTTGAATGGGATGCTCTCTGGAGATACCTATGTCAAAAGTAAATAACGGGCTTACAGCTTGGGAAACCAACGCGGCATTTTGGGATGAGCGCATGGGGGATGAATCCAACGATTTCCATCGTGACCTGGTTAGGCCGCATACGGAAGAATTGCTTGATATTCGTCAAGGAGATTTGGTATTGGATATTGCCTGCGGAAACGGTAATTTTTCCCAAAGGCTTGCTGAATGCGGAACGCGGGTGATCGCCTTTGATTATAGCGCCAAAATGATTGAGCTGGCGAAAAAACGTCGGGCAAATGTACTGGATAAAGTGGATTTCCATGTATGCGATGCAACAAATTATGATGAATTTCTGACACTCAAACAAGATGAGCCTTTCGATAAAGCCGTCGCAAACATGGCTATTATGGATATCTCAGATATTGAGCCTCTGTTTAAAGCAGTATCTTTGATGATGAGAACTGGCGGCATATTTGTTTTTGCAACACATCACCCCTGCTTTACCTATCCAAGTGATGATTACTTCACAAGTCAAATCCATCAGGGAGAGGCAATTGTAGGGCAACCCGTCTTGCAGAATTATTACCATCGTCCAATTCAGCAAATACTGAACACCGCATTTCGACACGATTTTGTTCTTAGTGGATTTTACGAGATTCCTTTTCCAGAGCAAAAAACACCGATTATCATGATTGTAAGGCTGGATAAAAAATAAATATCCCGCGAAGCAGGCTGATTTCCATTTGCTGACTCGATGTCGTGTGACGCTTACTTAACACAGAAATTTATGATGTGATTGTAATATCGGGAAATCCGAATAATTATGTAAGTCGCGGTTTTAGGAGTTGCAAAAAGTACAATATCTGTCCTGGAAATGGGACATATCCGGCGGCAATGATGGTAAAAGAACTCAAACCAGATGTCTTGGACGGAAGAAAATGGGTTTATTATCAAAGTCCTGTATCTGAGATAGATGAACAAGAAGCTGGACGCTTTGATGAAGGTTTGGAAAGCCTGGAGAAAAAATACCAGCCAAGTCAGGAAGAATTTTATATTCACAGCCGTTCTATTATACAGTGAGTTTTCTTTAGTGGTATAAGGATGAGCTACAACTTCCGATTTATTGTTCGGTCGGTGGCGAGTTTCCTTAGGCATTGCCCCCGCTTTTTTTGTTTTAACAGGAAAAACAAAACCCGGCACATTGCCGGGTGCTTATCGGACTACTTCTTCCTCTTGTTTATCCTGAACATCAAGCCGTTTTTCAATTAGTTTAACATTATCCCAAATGGCATCAAGATGGGTAAATATTTTCTTGTGCGTTGCACGGTTGATAGCCCTTAAATCGTTGACGGCGACCTCAATGGCAGTTTGGCCTTTTTTTAATTCCTGCTGGCCGGTTTCAAGGGCGACAAGGCGCTTATTGGTTTCGCGCTGACCGGTTTCAAGGGCGACAAGGCGCTTATTGGTTTCGCGCTGACCGGTTTCAAGGGCGACAAGACGCTCATTGGTTTCGTGCTGACCGGTTTCAAGGGCGACAAGGCGCTCATTGGTTTCGTGCTGGCCCTGCTCTACACGCTTAAGCCGTTCATTTATTGGCTTTAATTCCTCTTGAATAACGGCACGCATCATATTGACCAGTTCAATGTTATCCGGCATGATTACCCTCCCCTCTGCATAATATCAATTCGGCTCTTGCGGTGGATCTCCTGCCCTTGGAAAGAGAATAAATTATGTTTAAGTCATAAGTCCATCTCCTGGACTAAAGAGGGGGTCCTACCCCTCTTATTCTTATATTGCAATGTTTCGACGCCTCGGGACCGAAACATTGCAGGTATTCTCCCTCATTCTCCCTTGATAGAGGTAGGACAAAATGTACTATCCCAGAACAGGCTTTAAGCCTTGGTATATAAGAGTTTTTGGTGAAAACTAGGATGAACCCCCCGGGGAGCTTATGCTTCTTGGCCGCTGATAGATAATGAACACACTCATTATGTCGAATGTACTTGTAAGAATGTATTGACAGGAAATATAAGATACTTTAGAATTAAGTAAACCAATAGTTTACTTAATAACACACAGGTGAAATGAAAGCGGTGGATCTTTTGGGAATCAATGAGCGCAAGGAAAAAGAAAAAGAAATCCGCAGAAAGGATATTATTGATGCTGCGGAAAGAATCTTTTTTACTAAAGGATATGATAATGCCACGATGAATGATGTGGCAAAAGAGGCGGAGTTCAGCAAGAGAACGGTATATGTCTATTTCAGTAGCAAGGAGCAGATCTATTTTGAAATTATGATCAGGGGATATAAGCTGTTAATCGGTATGCTGAAGGATGATTTACAAAAGGAAAAAGCCTGTAATGCGATAGAGGAAATAAGACAGATTGCTTTGACACTCTACCGGTTCAGCAAGGATTATCCGGAATATTTTAAAGCAATTATGGAATATGAAAATGGTGAACTTGATTTTCAAAAAAGGGTTCCGGATCAATCAAGAGAGGAGTGCTATGCCCTTGGGGAGGAGATACTGGGGCATTTGATCAATGTGTTGGAAAAAGGCATGAAAGATGATTCCATCCGCAGTGATTTGGATGTTGTAAAAACAGCTCTTGTTTTATGGGCCTGTATGATAGGTGTGTTTAATATCGCAAAGAGAAAAGCAAATTATATTAAAAACTATCACATGACAACACCTGAGGAACTGGAATCAGCAGCTTTTCAACTTATCATCAGATCAATACAAACTGAAAATAGGGGAAATGAAAGATGAGCAAGAGGACGGTGAAAAAAACTATGATCATTATTCTTTCAAGCATTGGCACTGTATTAATCATAGCTTTGGCATCCCTATTGATCATAAGCGGGATTTTTGAGTCGGCAAAGTATTTGGAACCCTGGCAAAAAACTTATTCGCAAAAATTTGATGATCCAAGGATCCAACTCATGGCTCACGGGCTGTTAGCTGCAAACGGCCATAACATGCAACCCTGGAAAATCCGGCTCGCCAAGGATGATCACATGGTATTTTACTTATACGCCGATAGTGACCGCCTAACAAATGAGGCAGACCCATTCGCTCGGCAAATGATGATTACGCAAGGTGCATTTTTGGAGTATGTCAAAATCGCTGGAGATGAACTAGGATACAAAGCTGCAGTGGAATTATTTCCAAATGGCGGCTATGATGAACAAAAACTGCAGGCAAGCATGAAAACCAAACCGGTGGCCAAAATCAGGCTTACGAAAGACAAACCTCAAAACAGCCCTCTCTATGATCCCCTGTTCTTGCCTGATACTAACAGAGCGGCATATCAGTCAAACAAGTTAACTTCTGAACAGATAGATCAACTGGAAACCATAAATACTGATGTCAATATGTCGATAAACATTTTTCAGGACAAAGAAAACATAGAAAGACTGGGAAGTTATGCAATGAAGAGCGCCAGCATCGAAGCTGGCGTGAATCGAGTGATGCAGGAAACAGATACTATTTTTCGCGCCAACGAGTACCAAAAAAACAAATATCGTTACGGTTTTTCTGTCGAGGGACAGGGTACTTCAGGCATCATGCAGCATGTCTTGCAGGGCTTGGTCACGGTTCTTCCTTCGCTGAACAGCGGGAAAGCGGCATCGGATATGTTTATTCAGTCTACCCGGACATCAGTGGTCAATACACCGGCCTATGCCATGATTATAACGAATGATAATAATCGTTCAAGCCAGGTTGAAAGCGGTATGCTTTACAGCAGATTGATACTGACAGCGCATCGTTTGGGTTTAGTTATGCAGCCCCTTAGCCAGGTTTTGGAAGAATACCCCGAAATGAAAGAGCCATACACCAGCATTCACCGCGACTACGCTTCAAATGGAGCTACCATTCAAATGCTCGTTCGTTTGGGGAAGCCCACAAAAGAAGTCCCACAGAGCATGCGACGTGATGTGATGGATTTGATAATCAGAGAATAAAAATCAAGAAATAAGTCTTACCGCCAAAGAACTACCACGCCTTGACGGCATCATTTTTGACGCTATAAGACATATCGAAACGTGTGCGCTGATAACGAAGAAATAAGTAGTGCAGAATTTAGAAACTACACCTCAATGCCAATAATCTTCATCAGTGCCAGTGCATTGGTCGATCTGGAAACTCCGGGCTTGAGGCGGTAATCAAAAGTAATCTCCCGGCCATTTATCTTATCTGTAAAATGATAATTCCGTATTAAAGGCGTCTCATTTTCCAGGCTGCTTAGTTCCAGGTCGTGGGTAGATACCAATCCAATAGCTCCCAGTTCATACAAAGTTTTTATAACTGCCCGGGCACCCAATATTCTGTCCCTGGAATTAGTTCCTTTAAAAATCTCATCAATCAGGAAAATTATTGGCTTACCGGATCCGGCAGCTTCCACTATCAGCTTGATTCTTTGCAGTTCCGCATAAAAAGTAGAAATGTTTTTTTCCAGATTATCATTGATATGAATGCTTGAATAAACATCCGTCAGGGCACATCTGAACCGCCCGGCACATACGGGAGCCCCGGCATAGGCCAGCACCAGATTAATTCCCAATGTTCTAAGCAGAGTGCTTTTGCCGGACATATTGGAACCGGTAATGATTAAAACCATGCCGGGCTCGGACAGTTCAACGTCGTTACACACGCGCATCTCATCTTTAATTAAAGGATGTCCCAGCGCAACAGCCTGAAGTGCAGGCTTAGATTCAATTATTTCAGGCATCGTCCAATCCGGGTGGTCATGGGCCAGGCCGGCCAGACTGGATAATGCTTCGAACTCGGCAGCCACCTCGATCCAGGCCCTTAGTGAACGACCCGAGCTGTTTCTCCATTTTTCCAGCTTAATCAGCGTTTGCAAGTCCCACAAAACACCGATATTGACAATGGGATGCAGACTGGAATTGCGCATACCGATTCTGTCGACTATTTTAAAAAGCTGTTTAATCTGCCGGGATGGGGCATCACCGCCCCCGACCAGCTTTCTTTTTAAACTCTTCAGCAGTGGCCCCGTAAAATTCTCCGGTTCAATACAGGCCAAAAGGGCCGAGTAACGTTTTATCTCATTTGCAGCATTACCGGTTTTAACAAAGATCTGATGGGCGGCTTTTTCTGTTAAGACCACTATGACTATTTGAAGCGCAAGGGGGAAAGCCCAAATATACCTCGGCAAATAATGAAAGTACCCGAGAACGGCCAGAACCAAAGTTATAACCGGACAGAGCAGAAGTAGTGCTGTATATTTATTAATGAGCCATAGCGTCCCTTCCGCCCAGGACAGCAGTCTTTCCATATCAGCGTTTTTTTTGATACCACCAGCCATGCCTGTTGCCTGAAAATGCTGACGCCAATCCAGGCGCGGCCTTAATTCTTCGATGGCCTGCTGGCGATATTCAATTTCTTTTAAACCGGTTGAAGCACACAGCAATTGAGCCAACCTGTTTTCACCGGCAAAAAAGGTGGCAGCATTTAGATACTGGAACAATGATCCCCGTCCGAATATATTTAAGTCAGCTGAATACCGATGTTCAGCGTTTATAAAACGCTCCCCGGTATTTGAAAAATCGACCCATTTGCCCTCCAGGCGCCGCATGGCATTAACATTAATTTGCACCAGCAATTCCAGGTATTTAATGCGTGCCTTAATTCGATTATGCTTAACTATCATCACAATAAAGGCTAAAGCCAGCAAACCCGTGCAAAGCAGGTAAACAGGCCTAGCTGATAACAAAGAGTAAGCCATGGAACAAGCTACCGCGGCTAAAAAAACCAGCGGGCGCAGGAAAACAAATAAGTTGCTTTGCTTTGTCACAACGGATAGTTCCTCTAAAAAACCAGCTTTTTTAACTTGGTAGATCTCGTAAATGGATTCATTCAAATTTATCACCATTATTTCAAAGTTTTGTGCGATTTATCAAATTTCAAAAGGGAGTGCCGCGAAACTATTTTCTTAAAGCAGTGAGCAACGCTCCTTTTCCTTTATAAATTAAATTCAGTGAATTATTTCGATAATAGGCTGATATCTTTATAAAAAGCTGCTGTACTACGAATTATTAGCTCTTGGGCAACAGCCACTTCCTATTTTACCCCAGGTGGAGCAGAACCCCCATCTGAAGCCCCGATGTTCAACTTTAGCCGAACGAATTCACTCTTTATTTTAACACTAAATTACTGATCGAGATAACTGGTTTCACCCAAGAATGTATAAAACTTATACGGCAAGTGATTTATTGGAACAAGCGGATAAGAAATCCGTTTTCCTCAACATTCGGAACCAGAAAAGCTGACCCGTAACTAGCCGCGGCGACGGAAATAATCGTCCACAATCCCAAGCTAAAAAGCATCCAACCGAAAACCAGGCGTCTTTTAGAACCAAAGCTCATTCCCATAAAGGCGGTAATATGGGAACCTACGATAATCGGACCTAAAATCGCTAATCCAGGCAAACCATATTTGTTAAAAAGAACCCTGGCCCTTTTTTCTTTTTTTGAATCTTGTTCTACAATCACTTCTGCACTATTTTGAAACTCTTCTCCAACTTGCTCTTTCACACCAATACGCTTCTTTTTTCTTGCCCTTATCCATCCCTTTACTTTATCAACAAAAACAATTAACAGCAGAACTGTTAATGCATTTCCCAAGAACCCCAGTATGCCTACAGGCGCCGGCGACAATCCCCCAAGTATCGCCAGCGGCACAACAGTAACCAGTTCAAGCAACGGAATGCTTGCTAATACAAAAACCAATAAATATGATATAAACATTTTATCACCTTTTTGTATTTATTTAATCTTGCAGCTTTTTAATCTCCGACCAGTAAGTAAAATATTGGCCCAGTCCCAATGCCACTAATAAAAAATAAACACATCGTAAATGGCAAACGCAAAAATCGTTCAATCATCATTTTCCTCCTCTTTCAGCCAAAAAACTTCTTCTAAAGGCACTCTAAATGCTTTCGAGATTTTGAGAGCCAAAGCGACAGAAGGTGCATAGTCTCCTTTTTCAATCATGCCAATTGTCTGGCGGGTCGCCCCTACCAATTTTCCTAATTCGGACTGGTTAAAATTATGTCTTGCTCTTAATTCTTTTACCCGGTTATGTAGCATATAAAGAAAACCTCTCTTGGCGTATTAACTATTTATAATGTAAGATATCATTAACATCTTGTCAATAATATTTGTCACAATGTTAATGATTATTTCCATAAGAATCCAGATCACTATTAATAGGCATAAAATATCTCAAATCGTTGCAATATTATGTTAAGAAAAGTAAGGTGGTGAGCTTATTTTGGTCAATGCGGAAAACAAAAAACAACGTTTGGAACTGGCTACCTTCGCAGGCGGCTGCTTTTGGTGTCTGGTTGCTCCTTTTCTGCAATTGCCGGGAGTTGTAAAGGTAGTCTCCGGTTATACCGGCGGACACAAAGAATCCCCCACATATGAGGAAGTCTGCTCAAATAAAACAGGACATCATGAAGCCGTACAAATAACCTTTAATCCCGACCTGTGCTCATATGAAAAATTGCTTGATACTTACTGGCGTCAAATTGATCCAACTGATCCGGGAGGTCAGTTCGCTGACCGTGG
This genomic interval from Desulfoscipio sp. XC116 contains the following:
- a CDS encoding helix-turn-helix transcriptional regulator, which gives rise to MLHNRVKELRARHNFNQSELGKLVGATRQTIGMIEKGDYAPSVALALKISKAFRVPLEEVFWLKEEENDD
- a CDS encoding class I SAM-dependent methyltransferase, producing MSKVNNGLTAWETNAAFWDERMGDESNDFHRDLVRPHTEELLDIRQGDLVLDIACGNGNFSQRLAECGTRVIAFDYSAKMIELAKKRRANVLDKVDFHVCDATNYDEFLTLKQDEPFDKAVANMAIMDISDIEPLFKAVSLMMRTGGIFVFATHHPCFTYPSDDYFTSQIHQGEAIVGQPVLQNYYHRPIQQILNTAFRHDFVLSGFYEIPFPEQKTPIIMIVRLDKK
- a CDS encoding small multi-drug export protein; this translates as MFISYLLVFVLASIPLLELVTVVPLAILGGLSPAPVGILGFLGNALTVLLLIVFVDKVKGWIRARKKKRIGVKEQVGEEFQNSAEVIVEQDSKKEKRARVLFNKYGLPGLAILGPIIVGSHITAFMGMSFGSKRRLVFGWMLFSLGLWTIISVAAASYGSAFLVPNVEENGFLIRLFQ
- a CDS encoding sigma 54-interacting transcriptional regulator — protein: MRVSQFMTHNVITLQENSTIKQAAEMFIGHSIDGAPVVDEKGGVKGIFTKTHLYRALVGGYDLATPVKLLMKEKVYTINADSLADEAWRIAQKKRVGRLPVLDNQGKLVAMMTRTNIVQAFEHKMLETINWLNAILDSAPNGIYAIDHDGIIAVYNKAAERLTGIKSDVVLGKNIREFNFDAQILEVLKAGKPQFSPKMRINDRLVVANRTPILSGPSVVGAVAVLQDISELTSVSRELSETTELYEELDAIVNSSFDGIIVVDKNGNIIKQNQAFAKMGLQIESIINNLSKQAVEQNKPVTLAHRLTDGRELLLTANPVCRIDDSNITSLAINCRDITELNNLRRQVQASQELSEVYHLELETLKTKYLGHTIVCESQAMRNVLDLAVRVARVDSTILITGESGVGKDVVTRLIHKASKRAGEPFIRINCGAIPENLLESELFGYESGAFTGAKREGKPGMMELAHKGTLFLDEIAELPLALQVKLLNVIQEREVSRLGGVKPISVDIRLIAATNKNLVEMLKKGRFREDLYYRLNVVPINIPPLRERQGDIPALIIHFLRKFNEKYHFNKSISPDAMEYLTRYFWPGNVRELENLIERLMVINASDIIDAKSLPTAFLKPSHDRQTLGVGLGTEKELLEELYQRLQSTRKVAETLGINQSTVVRKMKKYNIKPITR
- a CDS encoding TetR/AcrR family transcriptional regulator, with amino-acid sequence MDLLGINERKEKEKEIRRKDIIDAAERIFFTKGYDNATMNDVAKEAEFSKRTVYVYFSSKEQIYFEIMIRGYKLLIGMLKDDLQKEKACNAIEEIRQIALTLYRFSKDYPEYFKAIMEYENGELDFQKRVPDQSREECYALGEEILGHLINVLEKGMKDDSIRSDLDVVKTALVLWACMIGVFNIAKRKANYIKNYHMTTPEELESAAFQLIIRSIQTENRGNER
- a CDS encoding DNA mismatch repair protein MutS, translating into MNESIYEIYQVKKAGFLEELSVVTKQSNLFVFLRPLVFLAAVACSMAYSLLSARPVYLLCTGLLALAFIVMIVKHNRIKARIKYLELLVQINVNAMRRLEGKWVDFSNTGERFINAEHRYSADLNIFGRGSLFQYLNAATFFAGENRLAQLLCASTGLKEIEYRQQAIEELRPRLDWRQHFQATGMAGGIKKNADMERLLSWAEGTLWLINKYTALLLLCPVITLVLAVLGYFHYLPRYIWAFPLALQIVIVVLTEKAAHQIFVKTGNAANEIKRYSALLACIEPENFTGPLLKSLKRKLVGGGDAPSRQIKQLFKIVDRIGMRNSSLHPIVNIGVLWDLQTLIKLEKWRNSSGRSLRAWIEVAAEFEALSSLAGLAHDHPDWTMPEIIESKPALQAVALGHPLIKDEMRVCNDVELSEPGMVLIITGSNMSGKSTLLRTLGINLVLAYAGAPVCAGRFRCALTDVYSSIHINDNLEKNISTFYAELQRIKLIVEAAGSGKPIIFLIDEIFKGTNSRDRILGARAVIKTLYELGAIGLVSTHDLELSSLENETPLIRNYHFTDKINGREITFDYRLKPGVSRSTNALALMKIIGIEV